The following proteins are co-located in the Clostridia bacterium genome:
- a CDS encoding IMP dehydrogenase, which yields MARFYDEPSRTFGEYLLVPGYSSSECTPDKVSLKTPLVKFKKGETGPINLNIPMISAIMQSVSDDKLAIALAKEGGMSFIFGSQSVESQAEMVRKVKSYKKGYIVSDSNLKPSSTLQDVLDLKEVTGHSTMAVTEDGTSSGKLLGIVASRDYRINHTPYDAKVETFMTPLDKLVTADEDTTLSQANDIIWANKINTLPLVDKKGNLKYLVFRKDYDSHKENVNELLDKHKAYMVGAGINTRDYETRVPALVEAGADCLCIDSSEGYSDWQKNTIKFIRDNYGDSVKVGAGNVVSAEGFRFLAECGADFVKIGIGGGSICITRETKGIGRGQATAVIEVAKARDEYFKETGIYVPICSDGGIVHDYHLTLALAMGADFVMLGRYFSRFDESPTQIVKINGQYMKEYWGEGSARARNWQRYDLGGKKKGLSFEEGVDSYVPYAGKLKDGVAVTIAKVKSTMCNCGALTIPELQEKANLTVVSATSIVEGGAHDVIRKGSAGN from the coding sequence ATGGCGCGTTTTTATGATGAACCTTCGAGAACCTTCGGCGAATATTTGCTCGTCCCGGGCTACTCCTCTTCGGAGTGCACCCCTGATAAAGTCAGCTTGAAAACGCCACTCGTAAAATTTAAGAAAGGCGAAACCGGCCCGATCAATCTGAATATTCCGATGATTTCCGCGATCATGCAATCGGTTTCGGACGATAAGCTCGCGATCGCTCTCGCGAAAGAAGGCGGAATGAGCTTTATCTTCGGTTCGCAGAGCGTGGAAAGCCAAGCGGAAATGGTTCGCAAAGTCAAGTCCTACAAAAAGGGCTACATCGTTTCCGATTCCAACTTGAAACCTTCTTCCACCTTGCAGGACGTCCTTGATCTCAAAGAGGTCACCGGTCACAGCACGATGGCGGTCACGGAAGACGGGACTTCTTCCGGGAAACTCCTCGGTATCGTCGCAAGCCGCGATTACAGAATCAATCACACGCCGTACGACGCGAAAGTCGAGACCTTTATGACTCCGCTCGACAAGCTCGTCACCGCCGACGAGGACACGACGCTTTCGCAGGCGAACGACATCATCTGGGCGAATAAGATCAACACTCTTCCGCTCGTCGATAAAAAGGGCAACCTCAAATATCTCGTCTTCCGCAAGGATTACGATTCCCATAAAGAAAACGTTAACGAGCTTCTTGACAAGCATAAAGCCTATATGGTCGGCGCGGGCATCAATACCCGCGATTACGAGACCCGCGTCCCCGCTCTCGTGGAAGCCGGCGCGGATTGCTTGTGTATCGACTCGTCGGAAGGCTATTCCGATTGGCAAAAGAACACGATCAAATTCATTCGCGACAACTACGGCGACAGCGTAAAGGTCGGCGCGGGTAACGTCGTCAGCGCGGAAGGTTTCCGCTTCCTCGCGGAGTGCGGCGCGGACTTCGTCAAAATCGGTATCGGCGGCGGCTCGATCTGCATCACGCGCGAGACCAAGGGCATCGGCCGCGGGCAGGCGACGGCGGTCATCGAAGTCGCGAAAGCGCGCGACGAGTACTTTAAGGAGACGGGAATTTACGTCCCGATCTGCTCGGACGGCGGTATCGTCCACGACTATCATCTGACCCTCGCCCTTGCGATGGGCGCGGACTTCGTGATGCTCGGAAGGTATTTCTCCCGTTTTGACGAAAGCCCGACGCAAATCGTCAAGATCAACGGGCAATATATGAAAGAATACTGGGGTGAAGGCAGCGCGAGAGCGAGGAACTGGCAACGCTACGATCTCGGCGGGAAGAAAAAAGGGCTTTCCTTCGAAGAAGGCGTGGACAGTTACGTTCCTTACGCGGGAAAACTCAAAGACGGAGTCGCCGTCACGATCGCGAAAGTCAAAAGCACGATGTGTAACTGCGGCGCTTTGACGATCCCCGAATTGCAGGAAAAGGCGAACTTGACCGTCGTCTCCGCGACGAGTATCGTCGAGGGCGGCGCGCACGACGTCATTCGGAAAGGCAGCGCAGGGAATTGA
- a CDS encoding ABC transporter permease, giving the protein MQKKYVEVTDNNKKFRRSVNTLLSMVNRNVRNQYRNSVLGILWTVLNPLLNMIVIALVFSMLFNRNQMDGIYYPVYILSGNIVFGLLRNATINSLPCIVNNYDLLSKTRIVHEIFPLSNVLSATVNFFFSMIALFIVMVIFINKPGVGFHPTILMTVAPLLPAFLLFCLGVSFILSTIYIRFRDIKHIYDIVLTLWMYLTPLFYSLELIKGHKTATYILKLNPMFHYVTYFRSLLTGTVPSLFSHAMIYAWGAGMFLVGFLIFHFSKKKFLLYI; this is encoded by the coding sequence ATGCAAAAAAAATACGTGGAGGTGACCGATAACAACAAAAAGTTCCGCCGTTCGGTGAACACGCTGTTATCCATGGTCAATCGAAACGTCCGTAACCAGTACCGCAATTCCGTGCTCGGCATTTTATGGACGGTTTTGAATCCTCTCTTGAATATGATCGTCATCGCGCTCGTCTTCTCGATGCTCTTTAATCGCAACCAGATGGACGGCATTTACTACCCCGTCTACATTTTGTCGGGCAATATCGTCTTCGGGCTTCTCCGCAACGCGACGATCAATTCTCTGCCCTGCATCGTCAATAACTACGATCTTTTGTCCAAAACCCGCATCGTACACGAGATCTTTCCTCTGTCGAACGTCCTCTCCGCGACCGTGAATTTCTTCTTTTCGATGATCGCGCTGTTTATCGTTATGGTCATTTTCATCAACAAACCGGGCGTCGGCTTCCATCCCACGATTCTGATGACCGTCGCGCCCCTTTTGCCCGCGTTTCTCCTGTTCTGCCTCGGCGTCTCTTTTATTCTGTCCACGATCTACATTCGTTTCCGCGATATCAAACATATCTACGACATCGTCCTGACCCTTTGGATGTATCTGACGCCTTTGTTCTATTCTTTGGAGCTCATCAAAGGTCATAAGACCGCCACTTACATCTTAAAGCTCAACCCGATGTTTCATTACGTCACCTATTTCAGATCGCTTCTGACGGGGACCGTTCCCTCTCTTTTCTCCCACGCGATGATCT
- a CDS encoding DUF4422 domain-containing protein, translating to MRVKLLVACHSESENGKGIAVTVRAGAAIADKEVVCDFCDDEGENISALNPTYNEMTVAYWAWKNYALLGDPEYVGLMHYRRYFYFDARIRDAVLRTDVPKERFAEKAKLSEEYAELLLSHCDFIAPRPARRRSVEKQYALLHDKRDLDLVKEIIKDLSPEYLEAAETYFKGKDCFFFNMFVLPKELFFRYAEFVFPILAEFQKRKDGDGRLFISERLTGVFFEKLLLEGKKATYLPILYREGRGENRFRVFKNEWRTSKGIKAKALSFRRLIAFRRHESRRI from the coding sequence ATGCGGGTTAAACTCCTCGTTGCCTGTCATAGCGAAAGCGAAAACGGAAAGGGGATCGCGGTGACCGTTCGGGCGGGCGCGGCGATCGCGGATAAAGAAGTCGTTTGCGATTTTTGCGACGACGAAGGCGAAAACATTTCCGCGCTGAATCCGACCTATAACGAAATGACCGTCGCCTATTGGGCGTGGAAAAACTATGCGCTTCTCGGGGATCCCGAGTACGTCGGGCTGATGCATTATCGCCGCTATTTTTATTTCGACGCGCGCATTCGAGACGCGGTCCTGCGCACCGACGTTCCGAAAGAAAGATTTGCGGAAAAAGCGAAGTTATCCGAAGAATACGCGGAACTTTTATTGAGCCACTGCGACTTCATCGCGCCGCGTCCCGCGCGCCGTCGTTCGGTGGAAAAGCAGTACGCGCTCCTTCACGACAAAAGGGATCTCGACCTCGTCAAAGAGATTATAAAGGATCTCTCACCCGAATATCTCGAAGCGGCGGAAACTTATTTCAAAGGGAAAGATTGCTTCTTTTTCAATATGTTCGTTTTGCCGAAAGAACTCTTTTTCCGCTATGCGGAATTCGTCTTCCCGATCCTCGCGGAATTTCAAAAAAGAAAGGACGGGGACGGACGGCTTTTTATTTCCGAAAGATTGACGGGCGTCTTTTTCGAGAAGCTTTTGCTCGAAGGCAAAAAGGCGACCTATCTCCCCATTCTCTATCGCGAGGGTCGAGGCGAAAACCGATTCCGCGTCTTCAAAAACGAGTGGAGAACGAGTAAGGGGATCAAAGCGAAGGCGCTGAGTTTTCGAAGACTGATCGCCTTTCGGCGGCATGAAAGCAGGAGGATATGA
- a CDS encoding sugar transferase, giving the protein MYKAFKWFMDRLLALIALTILFPLLLILTILVAADSPGGPFIVQKRDGYKKKTIKVIKFRTMYSKNVAFDVDHAVIDGKNKNVTRIGRFLRASKFDELPQLVNILKGDMSFVGPRPLLPVYTPRYERWEFQKFACHPGLTGLSQVRGNGYLAVHSRSYYDVLYTEKISLFLDFKILLMTVGVVLKGEKAFLKEVDDEEIAKMKRRYQSPEGVVTVGEVIGNAKNGGVKAVVANYLSNMDLSGLEVHLFTYGPSDSDAFFAEKGWTVHYIPNFIKFPLAMRAFRKELRSLKFDVIHSHLTSLSVFPLKVAMQEGVPVRICHAHSTTSPEEKTAPVKNFLKKFAAKYATRLLACGNLSSSWLYGERAKEATILSNAIDLEKFAFSEENRKTVRKELGIEEGAFTIGCVARFVYQKNIPLLLESFKEVLSEEENARLILVGSGKEQGNIEKRIEELGVKEKAIVVPETSAPEKYYSAMDVFALTSRYEGLPVVAIEAQASGLPCVLSSAVTEEARIADNVRFVSGGAKEYAEAILSVDRKRADNLEKLRAAGFDIKERAADLKAIYEEEVARSKQAARINLGKTEKED; this is encoded by the coding sequence ATGTATAAGGCTTTTAAGTGGTTTATGGATCGATTGCTTGCTTTGATCGCGCTGACGATCCTTTTCCCGCTTCTGTTGATTCTGACCATCCTTGTCGCCGCGGATAGCCCCGGCGGTCCGTTTATCGTCCAAAAGCGAGACGGATATAAAAAGAAAACGATCAAAGTCATAAAATTCCGCACGATGTATTCCAAAAACGTCGCGTTCGACGTGGATCACGCCGTCATCGACGGGAAGAATAAGAACGTGACCCGCATCGGTCGCTTCCTTCGCGCGAGCAAGTTCGACGAACTTCCGCAACTCGTCAACATTCTGAAAGGCGATATGAGTTTCGTCGGTCCGAGACCCCTTCTTCCCGTCTATACCCCGCGTTATGAGCGCTGGGAGTTTCAAAAGTTCGCCTGCCATCCCGGTTTGACGGGGCTTTCGCAAGTCAGGGGAAACGGCTATCTCGCCGTCCACAGCCGCAGTTATTACGACGTCTTGTATACCGAAAAGATCTCGCTTTTCCTCGATTTCAAAATCCTTTTGATGACGGTCGGCGTCGTCCTCAAAGGCGAAAAAGCCTTTTTGAAAGAAGTAGACGACGAGGAGATCGCGAAAATGAAACGCCGATATCAATCCCCGGAAGGGGTCGTCACGGTCGGCGAAGTGATCGGAAACGCGAAGAACGGCGGGGTCAAAGCCGTCGTCGCGAATTATCTTTCGAATATGGATCTTTCGGGGCTGGAAGTCCATCTCTTTACCTACGGTCCTTCCGATTCGGACGCGTTCTTCGCGGAAAAGGGGTGGACCGTCCATTATATCCCGAATTTCATCAAATTTCCGCTCGCGATGCGGGCGTTTCGAAAAGAACTTCGCTCGTTAAAGTTCGACGTGATCCACAGCCATTTGACCTCGCTTTCCGTCTTTCCGTTGAAGGTCGCGATGCAAGAAGGAGTCCCCGTTCGCATTTGCCACGCGCACAGCACGACTTCTCCCGAGGAAAAGACCGCACCCGTCAAAAACTTTTTGAAAAAGTTCGCCGCGAAGTACGCGACGAGGCTGCTTGCATGCGGCAATCTTTCCTCTTCGTGGTTGTACGGAGAGCGCGCGAAAGAAGCGACGATTCTTTCCAACGCGATCGACCTCGAAAAGTTCGCGTTTTCCGAAGAAAACAGGAAAACCGTCCGCAAGGAACTCGGGATCGAAGAGGGCGCGTTCACGATCGGATGCGTCGCGCGATTCGTCTATCAAAAGAATATCCCGCTCCTCTTAGAGTCCTTTAAGGAAGTCTTATCCGAAGAAGAAAACGCGCGCTTGATCCTCGTCGGCAGCGGCAAGGAGCAAGGGAATATCGAAAAGCGGATCGAGGAACTCGGCGTCAAAGAAAAAGCGATCGTCGTTCCGGAGACCTCCGCACCCGAAAAGTACTATTCGGCGATGGACGTCTTCGCGCTGACTTCGAGATACGAAGGACTTCCCGTCGTCGCGATCGAAGCGCAGGCGTCGGGGCTTCCCTGCGTCCTTTCTTCGGCGGTGACGGAAGAAGCGAGGATCGCGGATAACGTCCGTTTCGTCTCGGGCGGCGCGAAAGAATACGCGGAAGCGATCCTTTCCGTCGATCGGAAAAGAGCGGATAACCTCGAAAAACTCCGCGCCGCGGGTTTCGATATCAAAGAGCGGGCGGCGGATCTGAAAGCGATCTACGAAGAAGAGGTCGCGCGATCCAAACAAGCCGCGCGAATCAACCTCGGAAAAACCGAAAAGGAGGATTGA
- a CDS encoding purine-nucleoside phosphorylase, with amino-acid sequence MNAFDKVRESVKSVRAITSFEPEIALVLGSGLGSFADEIEVETVIPSDKIAFYPGSTVSGHKGNLVFGRVEGKKVVIQQGRAHYYEGYAPDEVVLPVRLMGALGAKKVILTNAAGGVNPAFHGGDFMLITGQIAQFVPSPLRGENDESFGARFPDMSEIYSRRLIEKAEAAAKRIGVKTQKGVYLQASGPNYESPEEIRAFSVLGADAVGMSTAVEAIAARHMGKEILGVSLISNMAAGIQKTPLSHEEVKAAADKASRDFVRLVREIVKDI; translated from the coding sequence ATGAACGCGTTCGATAAAGTCAGAGAATCCGTAAAGAGCGTTCGGGCGATCACTTCGTTCGAGCCGGAGATCGCGCTCGTCCTCGGAAGCGGACTCGGATCTTTCGCGGATGAGATCGAAGTCGAGACGGTGATTCCCTCGGACAAGATCGCTTTTTATCCGGGAAGCACGGTCAGCGGGCATAAAGGAAATCTCGTCTTCGGGCGAGTCGAAGGGAAAAAGGTCGTGATTCAGCAGGGGCGCGCGCATTATTACGAGGGCTACGCGCCGGACGAGGTCGTCTTACCCGTCCGATTGATGGGCGCGCTCGGCGCGAAAAAGGTGATTCTGACGAACGCGGCAGGCGGCGTCAATCCCGCGTTTCACGGCGGAGATTTTATGCTGATTACGGGGCAGATCGCGCAATTCGTCCCCTCTCCGCTTCGCGGGGAGAACGACGAAAGTTTCGGCGCGCGTTTTCCCGATATGAGCGAGATCTATTCGCGCCGTTTGATTGAAAAAGCCGAAGCGGCGGCGAAAAGGATCGGCGTGAAAACGCAAAAGGGCGTCTACTTGCAGGCGAGCGGTCCGAACTATGAAAGCCCCGAAGAGATCCGCGCGTTCTCCGTCCTCGGCGCGGACGCGGTCGGGATGAGCACCGCCGTCGAAGCGATCGCGGCAAGGCATATGGGAAAGGAGATCCTCGGCGTCAGTTTGATCAGCAATATGGCGGCGGGAATCCAAAAAACGCCGTTGTCGCACGAAGAGGTGAAAGCCGCGGCGGATAAGGCGTCGAGAGACTTCGTCCGCCTCGTTCGGGAGATCGTTAAAGATATTTGA